In the genome of Telluria beijingensis, one region contains:
- a CDS encoding DUF5329 domain-containing protein, whose protein sequence is MMKSCIVAIALIILPQMSLAAPPPAARQEIAHLIAYLTSSGCSFQRNGSWHDAADAAKHIQRKYDYLLKRDLVASSEDFIARAATESSLSGKPYQVRCGGNAPSASATWLKTELAKYRNARPAR, encoded by the coding sequence ATGATGAAATCCTGCATCGTCGCCATCGCGCTCATCATCCTGCCCCAGATGTCCCTGGCCGCGCCGCCGCCCGCGGCGCGCCAGGAAATCGCCCACCTGATCGCCTACCTGACGTCTTCCGGCTGCAGCTTCCAGCGCAACGGCAGCTGGCACGACGCGGCCGACGCCGCGAAACACATCCAGCGCAAATACGACTACCTGCTCAAGCGCGACCTGGTCGCGTCGAGCGAAGATTTCATCGCGCGCGCCGCGACCGAAAGCAGCCTCAGCGGCAAGCCCTACCAGGTCCGCTGCGGCGGCAATGCGCCGTCCGCCAGCGCCACCTGGCTCAAGACCGAGCTGGCCAAGTACCGCAACGCGCGCCCGGCGCGTTGA
- a CDS encoding GNAT family N-acetyltransferase, whose product MAIRHASLADVAALVEIENASFPGNRLDRRRFRYLLAHAHGALLVDAMGDGLRGYMLLLFRASATVARLYSIATHPAHLGCGVAARLVDAAERQARQHGHTCLRLEIRADNAASLALFRGRGYREFGRHAAYYHDGMDALRLQKPLPRIPAGALTG is encoded by the coding sequence ATGGCCATCCGCCATGCCAGCCTCGCCGACGTCGCGGCCCTGGTCGAGATCGAGAATGCCAGCTTCCCCGGCAACCGTCTCGACCGGCGCCGCTTTCGCTACCTGCTCGCCCACGCGCACGGCGCCCTGCTGGTCGATGCCATGGGCGACGGGCTGCGCGGCTACATGCTGTTGCTGTTTCGCGCCAGCGCGACCGTCGCGCGGCTGTATTCGATCGCGACCCACCCTGCCCACCTGGGCTGCGGGGTTGCCGCAAGACTGGTCGATGCGGCCGAACGGCAGGCGCGCCAACACGGCCACACCTGCCTGCGGCTCGAGATCCGCGCCGACAATGCGGCCTCGCTGGCGCTGTTTCGCGGACGCGGCTACCGCGAGTTCGGCCGCCACGCCGCCTACTACCACGACGGCATGGATGCGCTGCGCCTGCAAAAGCCGCTGCCGCGCATCCCAGCCGGCGCCCTTACTGGTTGA
- a CDS encoding redoxin domain-containing protein — MNAPLYRTPAPEFEVSGWLNATQAPTLASLRGRVVAVYAFQMLCPGCVSHGIPQAKGIRQLFGQDEVAVLGLHTVFEHHDAMNEGALKAFVHEYRIGFPVGIDRASDTGPVPRTMERYGLRGTPTLLLFDRQGVLRHSLFGRADDMQVGALIGRLLAEPVEASGCDGDACLRMT; from the coding sequence ATGAACGCGCCTCTCTATCGCACCCCCGCGCCCGAGTTCGAGGTCAGCGGCTGGTTGAATGCCACGCAGGCGCCGACGCTGGCGTCCCTGCGCGGCAGGGTGGTGGCGGTGTATGCCTTCCAGATGCTGTGCCCGGGCTGCGTCTCGCACGGCATCCCGCAAGCGAAGGGCATCCGCCAGCTGTTCGGGCAGGACGAGGTCGCGGTGCTGGGCCTGCACACGGTGTTCGAACACCACGACGCCATGAACGAAGGCGCCCTGAAAGCCTTCGTGCATGAGTACCGCATCGGTTTCCCGGTCGGCATCGACCGCGCAAGCGATACCGGCCCGGTGCCGCGCACGATGGAACGCTATGGCCTGCGCGGCACGCCGACCCTGCTGCTGTTCGACCGCCAGGGCGTGCTGCGTCACAGCCTGTTCGGCCGGGCCGACGATATGCAGGTCGGCGCGCTGATCGGCCGCCTGCTGGCCGAACCGGTCGAAGCGAGCGGCTGCGACGGCGACGCCTGCCTTCGAATGACTTGA
- a CDS encoding MarR family winged helix-turn-helix transcriptional regulator, with amino-acid sequence MDIQPETPWDSTPDVSARIVTAIGRIATVLRAGMWEVSTSEGLNPAQAEILHLLQHRTRGVRLSWLARQLSISAASASDSVAALVNKGLVRKARAEDDGRATALHLTLDGERVAERLGHALSFADSAASRLAAEQQVQMLTGLFKLIAELQKTDRFPELRACLSCRHFEANKYPGAKVPHHCALVNAPLPISFLRIDCAEHEPTDPATQQRNWAIFA; translated from the coding sequence ATGGACATTCAACCCGAAACCCCCTGGGACAGCACGCCCGACGTCTCGGCGCGCATCGTCACCGCCATCGGCCGCATCGCGACCGTGCTGCGCGCCGGCATGTGGGAAGTCTCGACCAGCGAAGGGCTCAATCCGGCCCAGGCCGAGATCCTGCACCTGCTGCAGCACCGCACGCGCGGCGTGCGCCTGTCATGGCTCGCCAGGCAGTTGTCGATCTCGGCGGCCAGCGCCAGCGACTCGGTGGCCGCGCTGGTCAACAAGGGCCTGGTGCGCAAGGCGCGCGCCGAGGACGACGGCCGCGCCACCGCGCTGCACCTGACGCTTGACGGCGAGCGCGTGGCCGAGCGCCTGGGCCACGCGCTGTCGTTCGCCGACAGTGCGGCATCGCGGCTGGCGGCCGAGCAGCAGGTGCAGATGCTCACCGGCCTGTTCAAGCTGATCGCCGAGCTGCAGAAGACCGACCGCTTCCCCGAGCTGCGCGCCTGCCTGTCGTGCCGCCATTTCGAGGCCAATAAATACCCGGGCGCGAAGGTGCCGCACCACTGCGCGCTGGTCAATGCGCCGCTGCCGATCTCCTTCCTGCGCATCGATTGCGCCGAGCACGAGCCGACCGACCCCGCGACGCAGCAGCGCAACTGGGCCATCTTCGCCTGA
- a CDS encoding SirB2 family protein, with product MSYYALKHVHMTFAILSGALFLLRGLWMLAESPKLQARWVRIAPHVVDTLLLASAIGLAVWSSQYPGQSPWLTAKLVALVAYIGLGTVALKRGRTRQVRALAFAGALACFGYILAVAVTKNPLVAI from the coding sequence ATGAGCTATTACGCCCTCAAGCACGTCCACATGACCTTCGCCATCCTGAGCGGCGCCCTGTTCCTGCTGCGCGGCCTGTGGATGCTGGCCGAATCGCCCAAGCTGCAGGCGCGCTGGGTCAGGATCGCACCGCACGTGGTCGACACCCTGCTGCTGGCCAGCGCCATCGGCCTGGCGGTATGGAGCAGCCAGTATCCGGGCCAGTCGCCGTGGCTGACGGCCAAGCTGGTGGCCCTGGTCGCTTATATCGGCCTGGGCACGGTGGCGCTCAAGCGCGGCCGCACGCGCCAGGTGCGCGCCCTCGCCTTCGCCGGCGCGCTGGCCTGCTTCGGCTACATCCTGGCGGTAGCGGTGACCAAGAATCCCCTGGTCGCCATCTGA
- a CDS encoding tetratricopeptide repeat protein, producing the protein MLAKGLAWWVPVLLLGVGCDVAHAVQTEPTARLVHEKRFGEARRAIEARLARDATDPVALAASVDLRIARSGPDDLLQARAEAERCVRAHSDSSRCAEALGNALTAQSRAGGAIALVRNARVTRDALERALRFDPMNYRAWVALMRFYLDTPFFLGGSEVRARELATEARYTDPDLTRLMRAIYALEEGKRDEAEQHILAADLREYVLVQGCQRELLLTLATAHLDAGRHAQSSRLFQELSRRLPSSELGPYGLALVARAQGRLADAALHLEKAAAIAPRPYVYKTLGEVYEERHDRPRAIAAYQAALTGVPPLTRGDQAQVTAHLAQLRRH; encoded by the coding sequence ATGCTGGCTAAGGGCTTGGCATGGTGGGTGCCGGTGTTGCTATTGGGTGTCGGGTGCGATGTCGCGCACGCGGTCCAGACCGAACCCACCGCACGCCTGGTGCACGAGAAGCGCTTCGGAGAAGCGCGCCGCGCGATCGAGGCCAGGCTGGCGCGCGATGCCACCGATCCGGTGGCGCTGGCCGCGTCGGTCGACCTGCGCATCGCGCGCAGTGGTCCGGACGACTTGCTGCAGGCGCGCGCCGAGGCCGAGCGCTGCGTGCGGGCCCATTCGGACAGCAGTCGGTGCGCCGAAGCGTTGGGCAACGCCTTGACGGCGCAGTCGCGCGCGGGCGGCGCGATCGCCTTGGTGCGCAATGCGCGCGTCACCCGCGACGCGCTCGAACGCGCGCTGCGCTTCGATCCGATGAACTACCGCGCGTGGGTCGCGTTGATGCGTTTTTATCTCGACACACCGTTCTTCCTTGGGGGGAGCGAAGTGCGCGCGCGCGAACTGGCCACCGAGGCGCGCTACACCGATCCCGACCTGACCCGCCTGATGCGCGCCATCTACGCGCTGGAAGAAGGCAAGCGCGACGAAGCCGAGCAGCACATCCTGGCCGCCGACCTGCGGGAATACGTACTGGTGCAGGGCTGCCAGCGCGAGCTGCTGCTGACCCTGGCCACCGCCCATCTCGACGCCGGCCGCCATGCGCAGAGCAGCCGGCTGTTCCAGGAACTGAGCCGCCGGCTGCCGTCGAGCGAACTTGGCCCCTACGGCCTGGCGCTGGTGGCGCGCGCCCAGGGCCGGCTGGCGGATGCCGCGCTCCACCTCGAGAAGGCGGCGGCGATCGCGCCGCGGCCCTATGTCTACAAGACCCTGGGCGAAGTCTACGAGGAGCGCCACGACCGGCCGCGCGCGATCGCGGCCTACCAGGCTGCGCTGACGGGCGTCCCGCCGCTCACGCGCGGCGACCAGGCACAGGTGACGGCGCACCTGGCGCAGCTGCGGCGGCATTGA
- a CDS encoding carboxymuconolactone decarboxylase family protein, translating into MSRIELVNPATAQGTSGELLQEIKGAFGVVPNMFRGVANSPAALTSMWGSFGALGGGTIGARLGEQIAVAIADRNDCNYCLAAHTALGQKAGATADEMAQAQAGQSSDPKTAAALRFALAVVEKRGHVDAIEVQALRNAGFDDGAIVEIMAHVALNLFTNYVNVAFDVPVDFPGVKLRAK; encoded by the coding sequence ATGTCCCGTATCGAACTCGTGAACCCGGCCACCGCACAAGGCACCAGCGGCGAACTGTTGCAAGAGATCAAGGGCGCCTTCGGCGTTGTGCCGAACATGTTCCGCGGCGTGGCCAACTCGCCCGCAGCACTGACCAGCATGTGGGGCTCGTTCGGCGCCCTCGGCGGCGGCACCATCGGCGCCCGCCTGGGCGAGCAGATCGCCGTCGCGATCGCCGACCGCAACGACTGCAACTACTGCCTCGCGGCCCACACCGCGCTGGGCCAGAAAGCCGGCGCGACCGCGGACGAGATGGCGCAGGCCCAGGCCGGCCAGTCGAGCGATCCGAAGACCGCCGCCGCCCTGCGCTTCGCGCTGGCCGTGGTCGAGAAGCGCGGCCATGTCGATGCCATCGAAGTGCAGGCCCTGCGCAACGCCGGTTTCGACGACGGCGCGATCGTCGAGATCATGGCCCACGTCGCCCTGAACCTGTTCACCAACTACGTGAACGTGGCCTTCGACGTGCCGGTCGACTTCCCTGGCGTGAAGCTGCGCGCAAAATGA
- a CDS encoding GNAT family N-acetyltransferase, whose product MHHADFPDLSTERLRLRTLRADDAPDLLALYADPEVMRHWIHPPWTALAQAQAAINEAGRDLASGAALHLAIIAGPGDRLAGSCALYDIAHEHRRATLGYLLAETYWGQGLAREALGLLLGHGFATLGLERIEAEVTPHNLASQSVLARLGFRREGRLHARWRVGGATRDVDLWALLRQGWAA is encoded by the coding sequence ATGCACCATGCCGACTTTCCCGATCTTTCCACCGAACGCCTGCGGCTGCGGACGCTGCGCGCCGATGACGCGCCGGACTTGCTGGCCCTGTACGCCGACCCGGAAGTGATGCGCCACTGGATCCATCCGCCCTGGACCGCGCTGGCGCAAGCGCAGGCGGCGATCAACGAGGCGGGCCGCGACCTGGCCAGCGGCGCCGCGCTGCACCTGGCGATCATTGCGGGGCCTGGCGACCGGCTGGCCGGCAGTTGCGCGCTGTACGACATCGCGCACGAGCACCGGCGCGCCACGCTGGGCTACCTGCTGGCCGAGACGTACTGGGGGCAAGGGCTGGCGCGCGAGGCGCTGGGTCTGCTGCTCGGCCATGGTTTCGCGACGCTCGGATTGGAACGCATCGAGGCCGAGGTCACGCCGCACAACCTTGCATCGCAGTCGGTGCTGGCGCGCCTGGGATTTCGCCGCGAAGGACGCCTGCATGCGCGCTGGCGCGTCGGCGGGGCGACGCGCGACGTCGACCTGTGGGCCTTGTTGCGCCAGGGTTGGGCGGCGTGA
- a CDS encoding MOSC domain-containing protein, translating into MEAFRPRPIEALLTGRARPIGAPGAVEVLSGIGKQARQGALWLALDGLEGDEQGDRVYHGGPEKALHHYAAEHYPQWRDWYPGSPVPYAAGAFGENISTHGISERDVHVGDVFRVGETLVQVSQGRQPCFRVNLRFGRPDAALALQSSGHTGWYYRVLREGWLAAGDVFELVDRTCPDWPLARAIAAMFPIDPGAPGLRDEWLRASQLAPLVPRWRTTFERRLASGQIEDWHLRLNGPPV; encoded by the coding sequence ATGGAAGCATTCCGCCCGCGCCCGATCGAGGCGCTGCTGACCGGCCGCGCGCGCCCGATCGGCGCCCCCGGCGCCGTTGAAGTCCTGAGCGGCATCGGCAAGCAGGCGCGCCAGGGCGCGCTGTGGCTGGCGCTCGACGGTCTCGAAGGCGACGAGCAGGGCGACCGCGTCTACCACGGCGGTCCAGAAAAAGCGCTGCACCACTACGCCGCCGAACATTACCCGCAGTGGCGCGACTGGTATCCCGGCAGCCCGGTACCGTATGCGGCGGGCGCCTTCGGCGAGAACATCTCGACGCACGGCATAAGCGAGCGCGACGTGCATGTGGGCGACGTATTCCGCGTCGGCGAGACGCTGGTGCAGGTATCGCAGGGGCGCCAGCCGTGCTTTCGCGTCAACCTGCGTTTCGGCCGGCCGGATGCGGCGCTGGCGCTGCAGTCCAGCGGCCACACGGGCTGGTACTACCGCGTGCTGCGCGAGGGTTGGCTGGCGGCGGGCGATGTATTCGAGCTGGTCGACCGCACGTGCCCCGACTGGCCATTGGCGCGGGCGATCGCCGCCATGTTCCCCATCGACCCCGGCGCACCCGGCCTGCGCGACGAGTGGCTGCGGGCGTCGCAGCTGGCGCCGCTGGTCCCACGCTGGCGCACGACCTTCGAGCGCCGCCTGGCGAGCGGGCAGATCGAGGACTGGCATCTGCGGCTGAACGGCCCGCCGGTGTGA
- a CDS encoding adenosylcobalamin-dependent ribonucleoside-diphosphate reductase — protein sequence MNAPDAASGALPAQEVSLDVLHEKYAKGDERTIAEVQQRIARALAALEPAPQRADCERRFLWAQQQGFIPAGRIASAAGLGLRATLINCFVQPVGDAISGSDDGLPGIYTALSEAAETMRRGGGVGYDFSAIRPFGSKVAGTASRASGPVSYMEVFDASCRTVESAGARRGAQMGVLRVDHPDVERFIAAKDTGRFTNFNLSVGVTDAFMRAVEHDETFALVHAAEPGDEILSAGGHRREDGPWVYRQVRARELWESIMRSTYDHAEPGVLFIDRMNAENNLWYAEELRATNPCGEQPLPAYGCCDLGSLNLAAFVDAAFTPEASLDFARLREVATVAVRMLDLVLDATQWPLPQQAAEARAKRRIGLGFLGLGSALAMLGLRYDADDGRAMAARIATELRDAAYAASIDLAREKGAFPLFDADRYLQGQFIGRLPQALRDAIRAHGIRNSHLLSIAPTGTISLAFADNASNGIEPPYSWTYRRKKRTADGGTRSYEVSDHAWRLYRQLHGDAELPASFVTALEMRALDHLRMVEAVQPFIDTAISKTVNVPEDYPYDDFRDLYLEAWRAGLKGLATYRPNAVLGSVLSRADDAPVTPAGASPAPDDDPLRKRFEHRPLGELESVTSKIEYSTQEGRKTAYLTVSFLRADGVWESRPVTVERPFEFFMPANQRTGGHQWITASMRLLSMVARAGGPIARALADMREVVWEKGPVRCGHITREDGVRVPVYHDSEVAAIAFMLQRMLIRRGFLDEQGNQVPVGELALRLGQRMQGAGPQLQAETPAEPLPVMNGAKCPECGALALRKVDGCSRCASCHYVGECG from the coding sequence ATGAATGCACCTGACGCAGCGTCCGGCGCCCTGCCCGCGCAAGAAGTGTCGCTGGACGTGCTGCACGAAAAATACGCCAAGGGCGACGAGCGCACGATCGCCGAAGTGCAACAGCGCATCGCGCGCGCCCTGGCCGCCCTCGAGCCGGCGCCGCAGCGCGCCGACTGCGAACGGCGCTTCCTGTGGGCCCAGCAGCAGGGTTTCATCCCCGCCGGGCGCATCGCCTCCGCTGCCGGCCTCGGCCTGCGCGCCACCCTCATCAACTGTTTCGTGCAGCCGGTCGGCGACGCCATCTCGGGCAGCGACGACGGCCTGCCCGGCATCTATACCGCGCTCAGCGAAGCGGCCGAGACCATGCGCCGCGGCGGCGGGGTCGGCTACGACTTCAGCGCCATCCGTCCCTTCGGCAGCAAGGTGGCCGGCACCGCCTCGCGCGCTTCGGGCCCGGTCTCGTATATGGAAGTGTTCGACGCCTCCTGCCGCACCGTGGAGTCGGCCGGCGCCCGGCGCGGCGCCCAGATGGGCGTGCTGCGCGTGGATCATCCCGACGTCGAGCGCTTCATCGCGGCCAAGGACACCGGCCGGTTCACCAATTTCAATCTCTCGGTCGGCGTGACCGATGCCTTCATGCGCGCCGTCGAACATGACGAGACGTTCGCGCTGGTGCATGCGGCCGAGCCGGGCGACGAGATCCTGTCCGCCGGCGGCCACCGGCGCGAGGATGGCCCGTGGGTCTACCGCCAGGTGCGCGCGCGCGAACTGTGGGAAAGCATCATGCGCTCGACCTACGACCACGCCGAGCCGGGCGTGCTGTTCATCGACCGCATGAATGCCGAGAACAACCTCTGGTATGCCGAGGAACTGCGCGCCACCAATCCCTGCGGCGAGCAGCCGCTGCCCGCGTATGGCTGCTGCGACCTCGGCTCGCTCAACCTGGCCGCCTTCGTCGATGCGGCCTTCACGCCTGAGGCCAGTCTCGACTTCGCGCGCCTGCGCGAGGTAGCCACGGTCGCGGTGCGCATGCTCGACCTGGTGCTCGACGCCACCCAGTGGCCGCTGCCGCAGCAGGCGGCCGAGGCGCGCGCCAAGCGCCGCATCGGCCTGGGCTTCCTGGGCCTGGGCAGCGCGCTGGCGATGCTGGGCCTGCGCTACGACGCCGACGACGGCCGCGCCATGGCGGCGCGCATCGCGACCGAACTGCGCGACGCGGCCTATGCCGCCTCGATCGACCTGGCGCGCGAAAAAGGCGCCTTTCCCCTGTTCGACGCCGACCGCTACCTGCAGGGGCAGTTCATCGGCCGCCTGCCGCAGGCGCTGCGCGATGCCATCCGCGCGCACGGCATCCGCAACTCGCACCTGCTGTCGATCGCGCCGACCGGCACCATCTCGCTGGCCTTCGCCGACAATGCCTCGAACGGCATCGAGCCGCCCTATTCCTGGACCTACCGGCGCAAGAAGCGCACCGCGGACGGCGGCACGCGCAGCTATGAGGTGAGCGACCACGCCTGGCGCCTGTACCGGCAACTGCACGGCGACGCCGAGCTGCCCGCGAGCTTCGTCACCGCGCTCGAGATGCGCGCGCTGGACCACCTGCGCATGGTGGAGGCGGTCCAGCCCTTCATCGATACCGCGATCTCGAAGACGGTCAACGTGCCCGAGGATTATCCCTACGATGACTTCCGCGACCTGTACCTGGAAGCCTGGCGCGCCGGCTTGAAGGGGCTGGCGACCTATCGGCCGAATGCGGTGCTGGGCAGCGTGTTATCGAGGGCGGACGACGCACCGGTCACGCCCGCCGGCGCTAGTCCGGCGCCCGATGACGACCCGCTGCGCAAGCGTTTCGAGCACCGTCCGCTGGGCGAACTGGAATCGGTGACCTCGAAGATCGAGTATTCGACCCAGGAAGGCCGCAAGACCGCCTACCTGACGGTGAGCTTCCTGCGCGCCGATGGCGTATGGGAAAGCCGGCCCGTCACGGTCGAACGGCCCTTCGAATTCTTCATGCCGGCCAACCAGCGCACCGGCGGCCACCAGTGGATCACGGCCTCGATGCGGCTGCTGTCGATGGTGGCGCGCGCCGGCGGCCCGATCGCGCGCGCCCTGGCCGACATGCGCGAGGTGGTGTGGGAAAAAGGGCCGGTGCGCTGCGGCCACATCACGCGCGAGGATGGGGTGCGGGTGCCGGTGTACCACGACTCGGAAGTGGCGGCGATCGCCTTCATGCTGCAGCGGATGCTGATCCGGCGCGGCTTCCTCGACGAACAGGGCAACCAGGTGCCTGTCGGAGAACTGGCGCTGCGGCTCGGGCAGCGCATGCAAGGTGCCGGGCCGCAGTTGCAGGCGGAGACTCCGGCCGAGCCGCTGCCCGTCATGAACGGCGCCAAATGCCCGGAATGCGGCGCGCTGGCGCTGCGCAAGGTCGACGGCTGCTCGCGCTGCGCATCCTGCCATTATGTGGGCGAGTGCGGTTGA
- a CDS encoding RimK family protein yields the protein MTTLPTISSAIEAPRTRRLVVVDHAQDWSALDGDCIVMEAADFLAASTLEEGALVINLCRSYKYLSLGYYCSLMAQARGQQVLPSVKTINDLSRKAIYTLDTGELDRALDDALGAVGGAPMPVKFSLDIRFGMTDYTPLAELARRIFDTFPAPLLRVEFARGDEWHIAAIRLQGPGERDRQACRTALRDYAGLARRLPAVRRYRYRIAVLHDANEELAPSNPGALARLAAVGRELGIDVAPIGRQDFSRLAEFDALFIRETTAINHHTYLFAKKAESEGLVVIDDPASILRCTNKVYLADLLRRHGIPTPLTFTLQAADAGTLAAIEAHIAYPMVLKIPDGAFSRGVVKVQDAAEFSSVAQELLRQSALILVQEYLYTDFDWRIGVLNREPIFASKYFMSKGHWQVAKRDASGKAEFGMAAAVPLADVPAELLDYALKAANLIGDGLYGVDMKMTPRGPVVIEVNDNPNIDAGAEDSVLGDELYRIVLRDFVRRLDLLHRGGLDL from the coding sequence ATGACCACGCTTCCCACGATTTCTTCCGCCATCGAGGCGCCGCGAACGCGCCGCCTGGTGGTCGTCGACCACGCCCAGGACTGGAGCGCGCTCGATGGCGACTGCATCGTGATGGAGGCGGCCGACTTCCTGGCGGCGTCCACGCTGGAGGAGGGCGCGCTGGTGATCAACCTGTGCCGCAGCTACAAATACCTGTCGCTCGGCTACTACTGCTCGCTGATGGCGCAGGCCCGGGGACAGCAGGTGCTGCCGTCGGTGAAGACGATTAATGACCTGTCGCGCAAGGCGATCTATACCCTCGACACGGGTGAACTCGACCGCGCACTGGACGACGCGCTCGGCGCCGTGGGCGGCGCACCGATGCCGGTCAAGTTCTCGCTGGACATCCGCTTCGGGATGACCGACTACACGCCGCTGGCCGAGCTGGCGCGCCGGATCTTCGACACCTTTCCTGCGCCGCTATTGCGGGTCGAGTTCGCGCGTGGCGATGAATGGCATATCGCCGCGATCCGCCTGCAGGGCCCGGGCGAAAGGGATCGCCAGGCATGCCGCACAGCGCTGCGCGACTACGCGGGCCTGGCGCGGCGCCTGCCTGCCGTACGCCGCTACCGCTACCGGATCGCGGTGCTGCACGACGCGAACGAGGAGCTGGCGCCGAGCAATCCGGGGGCGCTGGCGCGCCTGGCGGCAGTGGGGCGCGAGCTGGGCATCGACGTGGCGCCGATCGGCCGCCAGGATTTTTCGCGCCTGGCCGAATTCGATGCGCTGTTCATCCGCGAGACCACGGCCATCAACCACCATACCTATCTGTTTGCGAAGAAGGCCGAGAGCGAGGGCCTGGTGGTGATCGACGATCCGGCCTCGATCCTGCGCTGTACCAATAAAGTCTACCTGGCCGACCTGCTGCGCCGGCACGGGATTCCCACGCCACTGACGTTCACGTTGCAGGCTGCCGACGCCGGGACGCTGGCCGCGATCGAGGCGCACATCGCGTATCCGATGGTGCTCAAGATTCCCGACGGCGCCTTTTCGCGCGGTGTCGTGAAAGTGCAGGATGCCGCCGAATTCTCGAGCGTGGCGCAGGAGCTGCTGCGGCAGTCGGCCCTGATCCTGGTGCAGGAATACCTGTACACCGACTTCGACTGGCGCATCGGCGTCCTGAATCGCGAGCCCATCTTCGCCAGCAAATACTTCATGTCGAAAGGCCACTGGCAGGTCGCCAAGCGCGACGCCAGCGGCAAGGCCGAATTCGGCATGGCCGCCGCGGTGCCGCTGGCCGACGTGCCGGCTGAGTTGTTGGACTACGCCCTGAAGGCGGCCAACCTGATCGGCGACGGGCTTTACGGGGTGGACATGAAGATGACGCCGCGCGGACCGGTGGTGATCGAAGTGAACGACAACCCGAACATCGACGCCGGCGCCGAAGACAGCGTGCTGGGCGACGAGCTGTACCGGATCGTGCTGCGCGATTTCGTGCGCCGTCTCGACTTGCTGCACCGGGGCGGCCTGGATCTCTAA